The following are from one region of the Paenibacillus sp. JZ16 genome:
- a CDS encoding pirin family protein has protein sequence MIGNVYPPEDQSKGVLDGGRITEQKPIGFSGEGSAVTRVGPLFYWSWFRSPVEGYIAPHPHQGFEIVTYMIQGKGVHKDSHGTHNELGPGGLQLMRAGSGLTHEERLTGPDAEGFQIWFEPYLRDSLKQNPACRQYRPDSFPVTRIQGGLVKTMIGGSAPTDLSVDVRMLDIQILAGNEAQYELKSGRRAAVLAVRGAGSFCAEEESLQFRQRDFMVMDTKHGETLSLKAQENVRVILIDVPENTGYPLYSKRP, from the coding sequence ATGATAGGAAATGTATATCCACCTGAGGATCAGAGCAAGGGCGTTCTCGATGGAGGAAGGATAACGGAGCAGAAGCCGATCGGTTTCTCCGGAGAAGGGTCTGCCGTGACCCGGGTGGGACCGCTTTTCTATTGGTCCTGGTTCCGTTCGCCCGTCGAAGGTTATATCGCGCCTCATCCCCATCAGGGTTTTGAAATCGTAACTTATATGATTCAGGGGAAGGGCGTTCATAAGGATTCGCATGGTACGCATAATGAGTTGGGGCCTGGAGGCCTGCAATTGATGAGGGCGGGTTCCGGACTAACGCACGAGGAACGTCTCACTGGGCCGGATGCAGAAGGATTTCAGATTTGGTTCGAGCCGTATCTTCGCGATTCATTGAAACAGAATCCTGCCTGTCGTCAGTATCGACCGGATTCCTTTCCGGTAACCCGCATACAGGGAGGGTTGGTTAAAACGATGATTGGCGGTTCTGCACCAACTGATTTATCCGTTGATGTGAGGATGCTGGATATTCAGATTCTGGCCGGGAACGAAGCTCAGTATGAATTGAAGTCCGGCAGGAGAGCGGCTGTGCTTGCCGTGAGGGGAGCGGGCAGCTTTTGTGCCGAAGAGGAGAGCCTCCAATTTCGTCAGCGGGACTTTATGGTAATGGATACGAAGCATGGCGAGACGCTAAGCCTTAAGGCGCAAGAGAATGTCAGGGTCATCCTGATTGACGTACCGGAAAACACTGGGTATCCGCTCTATTCCAAGAGGCCATAA
- a CDS encoding response regulator transcription factor, with protein MESMHRIRILLVDDEPHILQFLELGLHNEGFEVRTAPDGERAIMEASRFEPHIIVLDVMMPGMDGLAVCRRLKEESRDVAIIMLTAKDEIDDRVKGLMIGADDYMAKPFSFEELLARIQARLRNQFPSLLGELQLGPFTIDDRKKEIAYHGEALELSPTEYKLLKLLVTKHGSVLSKPNILNIVWDYDFGGEDNIVEVYIRSLREKLSDKEHRVIRTLRGAGYRVDLP; from the coding sequence ATGGAATCAATGCATCGTATTCGCATTTTGCTCGTGGATGACGAGCCGCATATCCTGCAGTTTCTGGAGCTTGGTCTCCATAATGAAGGGTTTGAGGTGCGAACGGCCCCCGATGGGGAACGTGCAATAATGGAAGCAAGCCGATTCGAGCCGCATATCATCGTTCTCGATGTGATGATGCCGGGAATGGACGGACTTGCGGTATGCAGACGGTTGAAGGAGGAGAGCCGGGATGTCGCGATCATCATGCTTACCGCAAAGGACGAGATTGATGACCGTGTGAAGGGCCTCATGATTGGCGCGGATGATTACATGGCCAAGCCCTTCAGTTTCGAAGAGCTGCTTGCCCGAATTCAAGCAAGGCTGCGCAATCAGTTCCCGAGCCTGCTGGGTGAACTCCAGCTTGGCCCATTCACCATCGACGACCGCAAGAAAGAAATTGCATACCATGGGGAGGCTCTTGAGCTGTCACCCACGGAGTATAAGCTGCTTAAACTGCTTGTGACCAAACACGGCAGTGTTTTGAGTAAACCCAACATTTTGAATATTGTGTGGGATTATGACTTTGGCGGAGAGGACAACATCGTGGAGGTTTATATCCGATCCCTGCGCGAGAAGCTCAGCGATAAGGAACACCGGGTCATTCGCACGCTTCGCGGAGCCGGCTACCGGGTTGATTTGCCATGA